aataaataaataaataaaaaataaataaataaataaataaataaatgttaagagcctaagggtgactggctggctcactcagaacaggtgactcctgatctcaggttcatgagttcgagccccacactgggtgcagagttacttaaataaataaaacttaaaaaataaataagttgaaaaaacaagaaatagcCAAGCAAACGTTCTCGGGCGCGTGTTCGTGCAGGAGGAAGCACCAGgctccacaccccctccccaggctgtccTGCCTGGGGTGCCCTCTCGAGCCACATCACAGACCTTCCCTGCTGGAAGCACAAACCCTGCCCGAGCagcccagagaaaggaaatagcTGGACGTGAAAAACCGTGTCTGCCCCCAAACTCCAAAGTGAGGTCAACGGCGTGACAGCCCATGCCCCAACTAAGGACAGATGGCTCCAGCCGGTCAAGGCGGGCAGCTGGCGTCTCAGCCGGCgagtcccttccctgctcgctggACAGCGTGGGCCGGCACGCCGCGGCACGCCATCATCCCCTGCAGCTGGCCACGGTGGCCCCACGCCGACACCGGGCCACACGCGGACTAGCGCAGTCCACTGTGACGGACGTCCTGCTCCAGCTGACACGGGGGGCTCCTGCCGGCCCCACAGCTGCTGCTCCCAGgaccccccgcaccccccaccccgagcctACTCTCTCTCACGGGGACAGCGTCCAACCGTGCCGAGTGCAACCACCTTCCCTACAGCGCGGCAGTCAGGATCCACCTTGCCACCCATTGCCATGGGTGTGGGCACGAGGGTGACCTCACCGCGGCAGCAGCTTCATTTCTGCTTATCACTTCCCTCTCTGCTGCCCTTTGGCAAACTCAAACCGCACGATGATATCACCTTCCTGCTTCCTCAAGAAAACAGCTCATCAACATTTGGGCATCTGCTAGGGAACTGCGCTGTCTTCACAACTCTTGACAGCCCCTTTCACGCTGAGACCCGACTGGGGCGGCCTGCACACCTCCCACCAGCCCTGCACTGACTCAGCCCTACTACCTGACTCAGTGCCCCCAGACCCTGGGCCTGCGATCCAGCACTTCTGGGTGGTGGCGCCTGTGACTGTCCACAAAGCCCCTGTGGGCTCTGAGGGCTGGTAACCGGCAGGGCTGGGCGGCAAGTCATAGGGGGCTGGAGGTCCACCATACTCCTCTGCGCTTCTGGGTATGTTTGGAATGTTCCATAATTAAGCTGGTTTCTAGACAATAAAACTAAATGCACGTTCTCCCAGCACTGCCAAACTTCATACTGAGTCCAAGTTTCAagaaggcgggggtggggggcagcaccTCCCTATAACGCTTACAACCAGTCCCTCCCCTTCCTGGGGGGTATCTGGGCATCGCGGGGCACCCAGGTCCCTGTACCTTGACCATCTCCTGCAGGAGGGCCAGTgcctgctccttctcctccagtAGTTGCTGCACTCTGGagtccaggtgcccccagggtccACCAGCTGGGTCCCAACTAGAAGGCAAACACCCAGCCTTTAACCCACAGGCTGGGGGCGCGGGGGTGGGGTAACGGTGGAACAGCAGACAGGTCAAGAGACAGGGGCCTACCCCGTGCACACACAGCGGCCTGTTTTCTCTGGAGTCCTCGGACTCTGTGGGGTCTTCGCACTGGAGGGCGCCGTGGGGCCCGGCAAGCCTAAGGGGTAAGCAGATGTTTATCTGGGGtccgccccccttcccccagaaGATCCTGCCCCATGGCAGcacgtggggtgggggcagggcactgAGCCCCAGAGGGCACCACGCAGGCACGGTCTGGCCTAGTTCAGCCAGATGCAGCCTGGatgtccctgaacggcacggcaCCTGCGTGGGGGTGTAGACAGGGCTGCGGGCCCCCCTTGGGAAGCTGCAGCCTGGGGGGCGTTGGGAGCAAGGATGCCCCTGCCCTCCCGGAGTGTGAACTCATCTCTGCCGCAGCCCTTCGTGGGAGGCTCTGATGGGCCTCAGTTCTCCAAATCTGGGGATGTGGAATACTACCAGTGTGCGGAGAGGCGGTGAGCTCTGCCCGTGGTCTGTCAGCAATCCCGCCAGAGGGTCCTGGGCCCTGCAAACATTTTAAAGGTCATATGGTAAGGGCAGGCCGAGGAGAGGCTGACCTTGTTCAGACTGGGGGTCGGGGGTGGCAAACAGGAGTGGAGAGAGCCCGGGCTGGGCTGGCCTGGGCGGGAGAGATTCTGCACAGGGAGTTATCATGGCCCTAGTGGGTGAGGCTGGAAGAGGCCTGAGGGCTCCAGAGGGTTGCAGGTATCTGCGGTCTGCAGGCCAGGGCCGTGGGGACCAGGGCCTTCATCACCACCTGGTTCCTGATTTTACTATCATGACAGATAACTGGGCCACATCCCAGCACGACAAACACAGCAGGGTCGGAGACCGTACAAAGGTACCAACACGTACGGCTGGGTCAAGCAGGTACTGGTGGGCAGCACCATCCATCACTTTTTCTCTCACTGCACACAAGATGGGCTCGATGGCTCCCGGCGTGTTGGCCACCACCTTTCGGATATCCGTCTCTGAGACCCACAAACGCAGCTTGTGAAAGACTTTCCTGCAAAGGAAGTGGGGCCACAGCCCTCAGGGTTGCACCTGTAGGGCCAGGCGGGGGATCTGGCTTTCCttggaggggagaggctgggacCGGAGCCCCTTCTTGCCCTGCACCCAGAGGAGTCCAGCAGCCATCTTGTCCCCAGCTGTCCCCTCTGGGACCAGAGCAGTCAGGCCAGGTGTGTCCCGGCCTGGGCCTCGCAGCAGGGCTGGCCTTCTGGGCTGAGTGCCCCCGGGCCCCGTGAGGAGGTCCCGCTGGTTCCCCTCCAAGGTGCTCAGAATTGGGACTTGCCACACACTGCTAGAGCCACCGACCTCTTTTGTCCCTGGAGTTGAGCAgcggcctctccctgcctccccatcccAGCGGAATCTGCCCAGGTCTCAGCCCTGTGCTCCCTCTagccctccaggctctgagccaggtCTGAGCCAGGTCTGAGCCAGGTCGTGGCCTTGGCCTCCAGAGTCCCTCCAGAGTCTCCGGGGAAGCCTGAGCTCCCCTCCCCGTCCAGCCTCAGGGGCTAAAGGACTCTGCAGCCTGCTCCCCACTGCACCCCTAGGTCACCCACACCTCACTCTGTTCTCATTTTCTCAGGGTCCTGGTCCTTCATGTCACTCGTTACGACTGATGCTGGTTACATCTCCTTACTTATCTGTCTCCCCACTGTACTGCCAGCCCCATGGAGACAGGGGCCCATTCACTTCAGTGTCTCCGGTGCCTGGAGCAGAGCCAGCCGTCCACCCGCAATTTCTGCGGAGTCAGGAAGTGAGAGGTGTGGTCAGCACGAGCCTGACTGACGCCCTGCTGAGTGGCTCTCAAGCTGACTGGTGCCGGCGCCAAGTCCTCTCGGCCCTGGCAGGAAGCCCCTGGGAGTCTGTGCTGATGGGCAGAccccagggggcagggggacacaCACGGACCGGGAAACAGCCCGAGAGCTTGTCCCAGAGCCCAGGAGGGTAGGGGAGAGGCCGCCCACCCAGGCCGGCCTCGAGGGCAGGGTCCTCGCCGAGCAGGGCGGGGGCTCCGACGGGGCAGGCAGGGGGGCGGGAAGCCTGCCTGTTGAGGATGCTCCAGTTGCTGAGTTTCTGGTCAGTGTTGCAGGTGGGGACATAGTTATGCAGGTCCACAAGCTGGGGGCGGAAGTGCTTCACAATCTCTGCCAGCatcactggagggggcagggggtgcaaGGTGGGCTGGCCTGAAGAGCTTAGCGCCCCTCCTTTCCT
This window of the Prionailurus viverrinus isolate Anna chromosome D2, UM_Priviv_1.0, whole genome shotgun sequence genome carries:
- the LOC125147638 gene encoding sperm flagellar protein 1-like, with product MLGAAGRTPRASPPPLPPGALRGLCAWLDGLPLSRPKRHLARDFSDGVMLAEIVKHFRPQLVDLHNYVPTCNTDQKLSNWSILNRKVFHKLRLWVSETDIRKVVANTPGAIEPILCAVREKVMDGAAHQYLLDPAGPGPSGGIADRPRAELTASPHTGLPGPTAPSSAKTPQSPRTPEKTGRCVCTGWDPAGGPWGHLDSRVQQLLEEKEQALALLQEMVKILQMKVVRLEHLVKLKDQRIGELTRAGDEPQ